AATTGCGCCTGCACAGGCTAAAGCCAGCCATACGCCTGCGCGGACGGCGGCGTCCATACAGGCGGATGCCCGGCGATTCGCCCGCCAGAAGCGACGACGGTCGCTAACTTCGGTGGCCAGCGGTATGCACGTCAGAGGTGTTCGCGGAAGGGTGCGGTCCTCCCGTGCGGCGGCCGCGTTCAGATGTACACAGGTGGAGGGAAGAGCAAAGCCCACGGAGGCTCATGGCTGTAGCGTATCGCAGCGCGGGCTGGCGCTGGAGGCCACCGCGGTCCTCCCATTAAGCAACCAGACGAGGGTGGTTCCGTCCCACTCCACACTAAAGGTGAATCTCGGATAGACCTCAGGCTGGCCCGGCGGGAAGACCGTGGGTTGACCGCGATCGATCGGATCGGGAGAGAAGCGGTTGTCTGGGCCCACAGGAACGACTACTGGCCCGGTAGGAACGTTGCGATAGGTAAAGTATGCAATGTAGCGCGTGTTGTTAACCCTGGCGACGCACTGCAGAATCGGACGCAATCCAACGACTTCGTCAGGCTCGGCCGTAGGGGTGTCGGTCGGCGTCGCCGTAGGGGTGTCGGTCGGCGTCGCGGTCGGCGTCGCCGTAGGCGTGCGGGTCGGCGTCGCCGTAGGGGTGTCGGTCGGCGTCGCCGTAGGGGTGTCGGTCGGCGTCGCCGTAGGCGTGCGGGTCGGCGTCGCCGTGGGCGTCGCCGTAGGCGTGCGGGTGGGCGTCGCCGTGGGCGTCGCCGTAGGCGTGCGGGTGGGCGTCGCCGTGGGTGTGCTGCCAGGCGTAGGTGTAATCGTAGGCGTCTCCGTAGGTGTGTTGCTAGGCGTCGCCGTAGGCGTTCGGGTGGGCGTCGCCGTGGGTGTGCTGCTAGGCGTCGCCGTAGGCGTTCGGGTGGGCGTCGCCGTGGGCGTCGCCGTGGGTGTGCTGCTAGGCGTCGCCGTAGGCGTTCGGGTGGGCGTCGCCGTGGGTGTGCTGCTAGGCGTCGCCGTGGGTGTATCGGTTGGCGTCGCTGTAGGCGTGCTGGTAGCTCGAGCGATGACAGTCGCGGTCTCAGTCGCTGGCGCCGCGGTTGTTGCCGACGGCGGCGCCACGGTTGGCTCAGGGCTGCGGGTAGCGATTGGCGTCGCTGTTGGCCGCGGGGTAGGGGTGGAGGCCGGCGGCAACTCGTCGCTGATTGGCTGCGACGGCTCATCGTCTGGCGGGGTCGGCGCGGGGCCGTTCTGACCCATGTCAGGGTTCGTGATAGGCGCAGTGACACCGCCAGCGATCCGGCTCGACGTCGGTGAGGGCGCAGGGATGACGGCGATCACCGGCGTGCGAGTCGGGCGGACTGCTTCCGTGGTCCTGTCAGGCGCCGGGTAAGACGAAACGCCGGGTTCCGCTGGCAGGCTTCCAGCAATGTTCGACACTTCCGCGGCGACCGATTCGATGGCCTGTTGCGTCGCCGGGTCAGGGGCGGCAGCGGTGCGCAGGTCGAACTCGGCGCGCGCCAGGAGCCGTTCGATGCGCTCAACGATCCGTTGCTGGATCTCAGGGCTCGTATCGGGCAACTTCTCGATCGTCTGGCGCACCTGGCTGTCGAGTTGCTGCACGATCTGCGAGAGGTGCTCCGGATCGGTGTCGCCGCGTTCGGTGAGGGCATTCAATTCGGCAACTCGACGTTCGACGCGCGCAGCGGCAAGATCAGCGCGCCGATCAGGATCAGTCGTGAGGGCGATCCGCGCCTCTTCGGAAAAGAGTTTCCAGGCGTACAGATAATCGCCGGGGAGGCTGCGAGCGGCCGCCTGGTCCACCGAATAAAACGTGAGGAAGAAGATCAGCAGCGCGGTAAGGGCGACGGTAGCCATTCGCAGCGCGCTACGGCGCGCCACCTGGGCGGTCACTGGGCTGAGGGTGCGGCGCAGGCGCTGCCAGGACGTTTCGGGACGGGCATAGGTGGCGCGGGCGATCTCTTCGATCTCGCGGCGTCCGGAGGCGAGCCACTGCTCAAGGGATGGCGGCATCGAACTGACGGCCTGTTGCCGAATAGCGGCAGCCGTGCGCAGCATCGGCTCAAGGGCAGCGCGATGCTCCGGGTAGGCGCGCAGGATCTCTTCGATGCTGGCGCCGGCCCGGAGTTGTTCGAGGGCCTCATCAAGAAGTTGTGACAATTCCGGACGCACGATCGATCAATCTCCCGCGGGCGCCTCAAGGGATGTGGCCGGGACGTCGCGCCGGGTGATTGCGACGCCTACTTCGCGCTCGTTCAGGACGCACTGCCGCTGGCAGCCCTGTTCGCCGCGCGAGGTGGGTGGGCCGCCGGTGAGGGCCGGTTCTTCAGCCTCCCGGTTCAAGATCTTCTGCAGGCTCTGGAGCGCCCGATGCTGAATGGCTTTCACTGACCCCTCGCTGCGCCGCAGCACCCCGGCGATCTCGCTATTGCTCATATCGGCGAAGAAGCGCAGGGTAAGCACCTGCTGCTGGTCGCGGGTGAGCTGGCCAAGGGCCTGCTGCAGGGCGATGCGGTCGGTGATTGCACGGACATCGTGCTCGCTGCTGGTGTCAACGAGATCGTCGCGGGTATCAAACGGCGTAGACACGACGCGGCGCCGCCGTTGGTGGCTGTAGAGCACGTTGGCCGCGATCGTATATATCCAGCCGAGAAACGCCTTCTCGTCGCGGTATTCGAAGCGATCGATGCCGTTGATGATCTTGATAAAAACCTCCTGGGTCAGGTCTTGCGCCAGTTCTGGCTCGGTCACCCGGACGTGCATGTAACGCAAAATCATGCCAGCATACGCGGCGTACAGGTCGCTGATGGCAGTCGGGTCACGCTGATGGGCGCGATCAATCACCGCGCGTAATTGGTCCGAGGAGAGCATCGCTCATCCTGCGACCTGCCGTTCCCTTTCGCTTGCCGGCGGCGGCGCCGCTTGCCTACTTATACAAACGCCGCGCCGAGCGAAAAAGTTGCGCCAGGTCGTCCGCTAATCTCTGGCCTGATCCTGCGTTCTCTCTGCCTGCGACAGGGTTGGCGTCCGCTCATCTGGAGGGATGAGGGGAGGAATGGCCTCGTGCTCACCCCTGTGCGGCTCGCCGCGGTACGGCGCCGGCGCGACGGCGGAGGTTGCTTCCCCTCCACCGCTTCCCCAGAAAGATAAGGCGGTGTAATGAAACCAGGTCTTACTGCTGGATAAACGTTGATTTCATGTCACTTCGCATTATAGCGGTTCACTTGCGAGTCTGTAAGGGAAAAAACTGTTAATATGCCAGCAGTTGCGTTCGCGCTGCGCCCGCGCTATACTGCCGGAGCTCGCGACAGAATGCGATATACGGTCGTAATCCGCCCAGCAGAGGGCCTGATGCATGAAGATCGCAATTATCGGATTGGCTAACAGTGGCAAGACCACGGTGTTCAACGCGCTGACGCGGGGCGCGGCGGAGACGGCGGCATACTCGTCGGGGCAGATGGAACCGAACCTGGCGACGGTCAAGGTGCCCGATGAGCGTCTGGCGGTGCTGGCGCAGATGTTCAAGCCGCGGAAGGTGACCTATGCCGACGTGCAGTACGTTGATGTGGCCGGCATTGGCGGCGGCAAACCGGCGGCTGGTCTGCCGCCGGCTTTGCTCAACTACCTGAGCGGAGCCGACGCCCTGCTGCACGTTGTGCGCGCCTTCGAGGATCCCGCTGTGCCGCATCCCCAGGGCGCAGTTGATCCGCGTCGCGATATTCAGACCGTCGATCTCGAACTGACCTTCTCCGACCTGGCGATTATCGAGAAGCGGCTCAACCGGCTGAACGCCGAGATTCCCAAGCTGGCCGCGAAGGAGAAGGAACTGCGCACCGTCGAGCGTGACCTGCTCTTGCGTCTGAAGGCGCAGTTGGAGGCCGATCAGCCCATCCGCAGCCTTGATCTGAACGAGGACGAGGAGCGTCTGATCCGGGGCTACCAGTTCCTCACCGCCAAGCCAATGCTGATCGTCCTGAACATCGGCGAGGAGCACCTGCAAGCCCCTCCAGCGCTCGAGTACCCCTTTCCCCGCAGTGCCGTCGTGCCTGTGTGCGGCAAGATCGAAGCGGAACTGGCCCAGCTCGACGATGCCGACGCCCGCTCGTTCATGGAGGATCTCGGCATCACCAGGCCGGCCCGTGACCTGGTGATCCAGCGCAGCTATGAATTGCTCGGGCTGATCAGCTTTCTGACCGCGGGCCCTGATGAGGTGCGCGCCTGGACTATCCGGCGCCAGACGCCGGCGGTCGAGGCGGCGGGAGTGATCCACTCGGACATCCAGCGGGGCTTTATCCGCGCCGAGGTGGTGGCCTATGCCGATCTGGTCAGGGCCGGCTCGATGGCCGAGGCGAAGAAGCATGGTCTGGTGCGGATGGAGGGCAAGACCTACATCGTTCAGGACGGCGATGTCTGCCACTTCCTGTTCAACGTGTGAGGGCCCGCCCGTCGCGGGTGGCGAGGTGGCGTTCCCCACGCGCAGGCAGGGTTGTGCCGGACGGGAAGAGCGGGGTCATGCCCCCTTCTCAGGTGCAGGGTTTTTCGCGCGAGCAGGGGTTTTCGGCATTCCAATGCGCTTACGATCCTCACCCCCCGTCCCCCTCTCCCGTGAGCGGGAGAGGGGGGAGTTGGGCGTCCCAATGCCCCGGATGGCGCATGCGACGCGAGCATGCGCCGGAAAACCCTGCACCTGAGAAGTCATGCCCCCTCCAGTTCGCCGCGGGCCTCTTCGACGTCAATAAGCTCAGCCGGGCCGGCGATGCGCCCGCGCACGCTCTCCAGCCCCAGGTCGCCGACCGCGGCGGCGACGGCCGCTTCGTGGTCGCGGTGGGTGATCAGCACGACGGTCGGCCCGGTATCGGTGCTGGCGTAGACCGGAACGCCTCGCGCGCGCAGGGCGTTGCACATGCGAAAAATGGTGATGTTTTCTGGTTCCCAGCCGATCAATTTCTGCTCGCGCGAGCCGGACATAGTTACGCCGTGCAGGCGCATGCTGTCGAGTTCGGCGAGCTGTCCAATCACGCGCCAGTCGCCCCGTCGCGCGGCGCGCAGGCACTCGATGATCTCCTCGCCCCGGCTCAACATCCAGGCCTTGAAGAAGCTGCTATGCGGCGCATCGTGGTGAGCCTGCTCGGTTTGCAGGCCGATGCGCGAATCGATCGGCACGGTGATCAGCCGCACGTCGGCGAGCTGGCCTTCGGCGTCCAGGCGCACGGCAAAGCTGTCCTCGTGGGCGATGCCAGGGTAGGAGAGCCAGAGGGCCAGACCGCCGGCAGCGGCGCGGCAGCCGGAACCGGCCAGCAGCCGGGCGATGCAACTCAGAAAGCGCGTGTTGGCGACCAGGGCGGGGCCGTAGAGGGCGCCGATGGCCGCGGCGGCCAGCGCCGCGGCGCCGGCCGCGCTGGTGCCGAGGCCCTTGCCAGCGACGCTGGCCTTGAACACGTTGCGCGTGGTGACGCGGGCAGGCGCGCGCGCGCCCCCGAGGGCGCGCACCGCATCGAGGATCTGTACGATGCGCTCCAGTTCGCGGCCCCGGGCGGGACGTTCGCCGAAACGAGCCTCGTCGGCGGGCAGGCGCGGATCGAACTCCACCAGGGTGATGGTGTGGGCGGCGTCGTTGTTCAGCGAGATGCTGGGAAGAAACGCGGTGCGGTAGGTCCAGTCGGCCAGGCCGTGATACTTGAGCACGCCCTGCATAGGATAGGCGCGGGCCGCGGCCCGGCCCTGCTCGTTCGGGGCGGGCGGGCTGGCCGGAAAGGGCGCCACGGCGATCCCCTCCGCCTGGAGGGCGGCCAGGATGCGCTCGTGGGCCGCGCGCATCGCCGGGACGGTATCGGCAAAGCCATCGGGAATACTGGTAGGCATAGGAGCTTCGACAGATTAAGTCTTGCGCTTAAATCCCCCGCCCCCTCCCCAACCCTCCCCCGCCGGGGGAGGGAGTCCGGCGCCTCCCTCCAACGGGGGGAGGTTGGGAGGGGGGCGGAAATCCCAGGATGCTTGTTTTACATACTATTAACGCTTCCCAATGCACGTTGCGACGAAGGCGGGTCTGGGAAGGAGCGGCCTTCCCAGACCTTGCCAGGACCGGGCGCTAGAGCAAGTTGCTCGCCCCGCCGCTCCTAGCGACGCTCGTAGTTCGGGGCTTCCTTGGTAATGGTTACGTCGTGGGGATGGCTCTCAATCTGGCCCGCCATGGTGATGCGGATCAGCCGCGCCTCACGGCGCAGCGTTTCGATGTCGCGGGCGCCGACGTAGCCCATGCCCGCGCGCAGCCCGCCGACGAGTTGAAAGACGGTGTCCTGCAGCGGACCCTTGTAGGGCACCATGCCTTCGATGCCCTCAGCCACGAGTTTGCGCGTCTCGTGAACGTTGGACTGGAAGTAGCGATCGCCGCTGCCGCGGGTCATCGCCCCGATGGAACCCATGCCGCGGTAGGTCTTGTATGAGCGGCCCTCATAGAGGATCGTCTCGCCGGGGCTTTCTTCGGTGCCGGCGAAGAGGGAGCCGATCATCACCGAGTGGGCGCCGGCGGCGATGGCCTTGGTGATATCGCCGGAGTACTTGATGCCGCCGTCGGCAATGATGGGCACGCCGAAGCGCTCGGCGGCGCGGGCGCACTCGGTGATGGCGGTGATCTGCGGCATGCCGGCGCCGGTAACCACGCGGGTCGTGCAGATGCTCCCCGGCCCCTGACCGACCTTCACCGCGTCAACGCCGCGTTCGATCAGCGCCACGGCGGCGGCGGCCGTGCTCACGTTCCCGGCAATCAACTGCACTTCGGGGAAGGCCTCGCGCACGCGCACCACCGCGTCGAGCACCCCCTGCGAGTGGCCGTGGGCCGTGTCAATCACCAGCACGTCTACTCCGGCGCGCACCAGGGCCGTGGCGCGCTCGAGATAATCGCCGCTCACGCCAATGGCCGCGCCGACGCGCAGCCGGCCCTGCTCGTCCTTGCAGGCGTGGGGATGCTCGATCTGCTTCATAATGTCTTTCACCGTAATCAACCCGGTGAGTTTGCCCCGGCTGTTCACCACCAGCACCTTCTCGATGCGGTGACGGTGCAGCACCTCTTTGGCCTGCTCCAGGGTGGTGCCCTCGGGCACGGTGATCAGATTCTTGCTTGTCATCAGCTCGCGGATGGGGCGAGTGCGGTCGCTCTCGAAGCGCAGGTCGCGATTGGTGATGATGCCGACCAGGTCGCCCTCTTCGGTCACGATTGGCACGCCGGAGATTTTATACTCGGCCATGAGGTCGAGCGCGTCGCCGACGGTGCGGTCGGGCGGCAGCGTGATCGGGTCGGTGATCATGCCGCTCTCGGAGCGTTTGACCTTGCGCACGCCTTCGGCCTGTTGCTCCACTGGCATATTTTTGTGAATAACGCCGATGCCGCCCTCGCGGGCCAGGGCAATTGCCAGACGATGCTCGGTGACGGTATCCATCGCCGCGCTGATAATCGGGATGTTCAGCTTGATTTTCCGGGTGAGCCAGGTGCTCACGTCGGTCTCGGCAGGCAAGACCTGGGAATGGGCGGGGATGAGCAGGACGTCGTCGAAGGTCAGGCCCTCGCGGGCGTACTTCTCGTCCCAGTTAATGCTCACGGGATCCTCCTTTGGGGTCAGGCATGTTTCAGAGCGGGCGTTTCAACTTGACCGTTGCTCCACGGTGTCTCATCACTTGTGGGAGATGTAGAGGTGTGGAGGTGTAGAGGTGCAGGCCAGACGGTCAGGCTGATCTGAAACCATGCCTATCAGGTGTAGTTGCGCTATGCGGCCCTGTACGTGACCGTTCGGAGAGACGCAGCCTCTCCGCGCCTCTGCGAACGGTACTGCGGGTGCGAACCATGGAGCTGCCTGGTGATGTAAAAAGCCCCCGCGCAGGCAGGCGCGAGGGGCGACGGCGTCGTGCGCCAGGAAGGGCGCCACGGGGTGCGAACCGTGGCGCGGCGGGACAGGTGCCAGGGTATGATCAGTTGACGTGATCATTGCTTTCACTATACTCCGCAACGGGATGGCCGTCAACCTGGGTTATAGTTGCGCTTGCACATACCGTCAGAGCGAACTACAATAGAACGGCTTACACCGATACTCCTCTCCTCCGGATCACCTGGCAGGGATCATCACCGCCCGCAGCGGCGGCGACAAAGGGATCGATTATGGCCGAGTTGCGGCAGAATCTCGCGACCCGCGAATGGGTGATCATTGCCCGTGAGCGAGCGCGCCGTCCTAATGCCTATGTCGAGGCCAGCGACCGGCTGCGCACCCATGAGCGCGTCGAGTGTGATCCCGGCTGTCCCTTCTGTCCTGGCAACGAAGAACTTGACCTGGAAGTCTGGCGCGACCCTCCCGGACCCGGCTGGCAGACGCGCATTGTGCGCAACAAATACCCGGCGCTGATGGAGAATGGCTCGCTGATGCGCCATTTCAACGGCGTGGAGCGCAGCATTACCGGGTTTGGCTACCACGAGGTGCTGGTTGAGCATCCGTTGCATAACACCACCCTGGCCCTGATGACCGACGAAGAGGTCCTGGCGGTATTGCGGATGTACCTGCGCCGCGGCCAGCAGATCGCCGCCGATCCGCGGATAGAGCAGATCGTGTTCTTTAAAAATCACGGCGAGCGCGCCGGGGCCTCGCTGCTGCACACCCACAGCCAGGTGGTCGGGTTGCCGATTGTGCCCAGCGACATTCGCCACCGTATCGAAGAAGCGCGGCGCTTCTTCGATGATACGGGCCAGTGCGTGTTCTGTACGATGCTTAACGATGAGTTGACCCGCCGTGAGCGCCTGGTGGCGGTGAATGAACGGTTTGCCGCCTTCGTGCTCTACGCCGCGTCTTCGCCTTTCCATATCTGGATCGTGCCGCGCCAGCACCGGGCCAGTTTTCTGCATGTCTCCGATGAGGAACTGGCCTACCTGGCGCCGCTGCTGCGCGACGTGCTCTTCCGTCTCTACGCCCACCTGAACGACCCGGATTTCAACTTGCTCATCCGCTCCACTCCCACCAAGGAGCCGGAGAACGGCTACTTCCACTGGTACATCGCCGTTATTCCTCGCCTCAGCCGCAGCGCCGGCCTCGAACTGGGCAGCGGCGTGTGGATCAATCCCTCGCTCCCTGAAGAGTGCGCAGCCTTTTTGCGGGGAGACACCTCCGCCGGGTCGTGATGCCACATAACACTCTTGACAGCACCTGTGGCGCTGTGGTATGCTCCCTGCAATAGCGATTTGTAAAGGTTGCACAGATGGCGGCGTCTCGGTTTGTATCAATTCTCCTCCTCGGCGTGCTTGTACTCCTCCTTATCGGGTGGAGCGATAGTCGTTGAGGGAGGGGATGCCGAGCCCCAGCAGCCTGAGCGAGACTGAACCTCCCGAGCGAGCGCCGGGAGGTTTTTCAATGTCGAACTGGCGATTGAATCTGCTCACCGCCGCACCGCTCGCGCACGGCCCCGCGCGGGCGCAGGCCCACAAGGACGTGGGCAGCGGCGTAACGCCCCATCGAAGCGGCTCCGCCGGTCGGTAGTCCAGAAGGTAACAGTTTCGTAATCCAGACGCTCTACGGTGATGCGAGCAGCCCGACGCTGTGCCGCCCTGGCTTCGCGTTGCCACTACCACGTGCCACGAGGAGGACGTATGTCCGAGACACGAACCGGCGCCCAGATCATGTGTGAGGCGCTCATCCGCGAGGGGGTCGAGGTGATGTTCGGCATCCCCGGCGGGGCGATCATGCCCTTTTACTACGCGATGTGGGAGTACCGTGACAGGCTGCGCCACGTGCTGTGCCGCCATGAGCAGGGCGCCGGCCACGCCGCCGAGGGCTACGCCCGCGCCACCGGGCGCGTCGGCGTGTGTATCGGCACAAGCGGGCCAGGGGCGACCAACCTGGTCACGCCGATCGCCGACGCGATGATGGACAGCACGCCCCTGCTGGCCATTACCGGGCAGGTGGGCAGCCATGTGCTGGGGAAGGACGCTTTCCAGGAGACCGATATCACGGGCATCACCATGCCCATCACCAAGCACAATTACCTGGTGAAGGACGTCAACGATCTGGCCTATGTCTTCAAGGAGGCCATCCATATCGCGACCACGGGCCGCCCCGGGCCGGTGCTGATTGACATCACCAAGGACGCGATGCAAAAGTCCACTGTGCCGAACTGGGAGCAGAAGCTCCACCTTCCCGGTTACAAGCCAACCTACGCGCCAAACCGCAAACAGGTGCGCGAGGCGGTCAAACTGCTGCTCTCGGCCCGCAAGCCCCTGATCATCGCCGGCAACGGGGTGATTATGTCGGGCGCCGTCGAGGAACTGCGCCAGTTCGCCGAGACGCTGCGCATCCCGGTGATTACCACCCTTCACGGCATCGGTTCCTTCCCCGAGAGCCATCCCCTCAGCCTGGGCATGCCCGGCATGCACGGCTGGGTGCACTGCAACCGCGCCATCCAGGAGTGCGACGTGCTCTTCAACATCGGCGGGCGCTTCGATGACCGGGTGACGGGCAAGGCCAGCACCTTCGCTCCGAACGCGAAGGTGATCCACGTGGATATCGATCCGTCCGAGATCGGCAAGAATGTCAGGGTGACGGTGCCGATCGTTGGCGATGCGCGCCTGACGCTGCAGGCGCTGCTGGATGAGCTGCCTCCGCGCGAGGAACTGGCCGAGTTGCACTCCCACGCCTCCGACTGGCTGGAGCACATCCGCGATTTGCAGGACAAGCACCAGGGCAAGCAGCAGTACGTCAATCGCGCCAACACCGCTCAGTGGGCCCTGCCGCCCCACGATGTTTACGAGAAGTTGAACCGCACCCTGGCGGCGCGCGGCAACTACCGCGTGGTGACAGATGTGGGCCAGCACCAGATGTGGGCCGCGCAGTTGATTGACTGGAACGCCGGGCCGCGCACCCACATCACTTCCGGCGGCGCCGGCACGATGGGCTTCGCCGTCCCCGCCGCGCTCGGCGTGGCCATTGCCTGCCCCAACGATACGGTCTGGGCTATCGTCGGCGATGGCGGCTTCCAGATGACCAACCAGGAGATGGCGACCATCGTTCAGGAGAAGATCAAGAACGTCAAGATCGCTGTGATCAACAACGGCTACCTGGGGATGGTGCGCCAGTGGCAGGAGTTGTTCGAGAACAAACGCTACAGCGGCACGCCGCTCTCCGGCCCCGACTTCGCCAGACTGGCCGAAGCCTACGGCTGGAAGGGTCTGACCGTCGAACACTCCGACCAGGTGCAGGCGGCCATTGACGAGGCCTATGCTACCGACGGGCCGGTATTGATTGACTTCCGCGTCGAGCGCGAGGTCAATGTCTTCCCCATGGTGCCGCAGAACAAGTCAATCGCCGAGATGATAATCACCGAGGCCGATGCCCGATAGCAGCCGGCGGACGGGACGCCGTCCGCGCTGAGAAACGAGCCAGGTTTATGAAAACCCACACGATCGTCCTCCTCGTGCAAGATCGCCCCGGCGTGCTCAGCCGCGTGGCCGGCCTGGTGCGCCGGCGCGGGTACAATATCCAGAGTCTGGCAGTGGGGCACAGCGAGCAGCCCGGCATCAGCCGGATGACCATTGTCGTCGAGTCGGAAGATGTCGAGCAGGTGGTCAAGCAACTCTACCGCCTGATCGA
The sequence above is drawn from the Chloroflexaceae bacterium genome and encodes:
- the ychF gene encoding redox-regulated ATPase YchF produces the protein MKIAIIGLANSGKTTVFNALTRGAAETAAYSSGQMEPNLATVKVPDERLAVLAQMFKPRKVTYADVQYVDVAGIGGGKPAAGLPPALLNYLSGADALLHVVRAFEDPAVPHPQGAVDPRRDIQTVDLELTFSDLAIIEKRLNRLNAEIPKLAAKEKELRTVERDLLLRLKAQLEADQPIRSLDLNEDEERLIRGYQFLTAKPMLIVLNIGEEHLQAPPALEYPFPRSAVVPVCGKIEAELAQLDDADARSFMEDLGITRPARDLVIQRSYELLGLISFLTAGPDEVRAWTIRRQTPAVEAAGVIHSDIQRGFIRAEVVAYADLVRAGSMAEAKKHGLVRMEGKTYIVQDGDVCHFLFNV
- a CDS encoding sigma-70 family RNA polymerase sigma factor codes for the protein MLSSDQLRAVIDRAHQRDPTAISDLYAAYAGMILRYMHVRVTEPELAQDLTQEVFIKIINGIDRFEYRDEKAFLGWIYTIAANVLYSHQRRRRVVSTPFDTRDDLVDTSSEHDVRAITDRIALQQALGQLTRDQQQVLTLRFFADMSNSEIAGVLRRSEGSVKAIQHRALQSLQKILNREAEEPALTGGPPTSRGEQGCQRQCVLNEREVGVAITRRDVPATSLEAPAGD
- a CDS encoding GHMP kinase, yielding MPTSIPDGFADTVPAMRAAHERILAALQAEGIAVAPFPASPPAPNEQGRAAARAYPMQGVLKYHGLADWTYRTAFLPSISLNNDAAHTITLVEFDPRLPADEARFGERPARGRELERIVQILDAVRALGGARAPARVTTRNVFKASVAGKGLGTSAAGAAALAAAAIGALYGPALVANTRFLSCIARLLAGSGCRAAAGGLALWLSYPGIAHEDSFAVRLDAEGQLADVRLITVPIDSRIGLQTEQAHHDAPHSSFFKAWMLSRGEEIIECLRAARRGDWRVIGQLAELDSMRLHGVTMSGSREQKLIGWEPENITIFRMCNALRARGVPVYASTDTGPTVVLITHRDHEAAVAAAVGDLGLESVRGRIAGPAELIDVEEARGELEGA
- a CDS encoding DUF4931 domain-containing protein is translated as MAELRQNLATREWVIIARERARRPNAYVEASDRLRTHERVECDPGCPFCPGNEELDLEVWRDPPGPGWQTRIVRNKYPALMENGSLMRHFNGVERSITGFGYHEVLVEHPLHNTTLALMTDEEVLAVLRMYLRRGQQIAADPRIEQIVFFKNHGERAGASLLHTHSQVVGLPIVPSDIRHRIEEARRFFDDTGQCVFCTMLNDELTRRERLVAVNERFAAFVLYAASSPFHIWIVPRQHRASFLHVSDEELAYLAPLLRDVLFRLYAHLNDPDFNLLIRSTPTKEPENGYFHWYIAVIPRLSRSAGLELGSGVWINPSLPEECAAFLRGDTSAGS
- the ilvB gene encoding biosynthetic-type acetolactate synthase large subunit, with amino-acid sequence MSETRTGAQIMCEALIREGVEVMFGIPGGAIMPFYYAMWEYRDRLRHVLCRHEQGAGHAAEGYARATGRVGVCIGTSGPGATNLVTPIADAMMDSTPLLAITGQVGSHVLGKDAFQETDITGITMPITKHNYLVKDVNDLAYVFKEAIHIATTGRPGPVLIDITKDAMQKSTVPNWEQKLHLPGYKPTYAPNRKQVREAVKLLLSARKPLIIAGNGVIMSGAVEELRQFAETLRIPVITTLHGIGSFPESHPLSLGMPGMHGWVHCNRAIQECDVLFNIGGRFDDRVTGKASTFAPNAKVIHVDIDPSEIGKNVRVTVPIVGDARLTLQALLDELPPREELAELHSHASDWLEHIRDLQDKHQGKQQYVNRANTAQWALPPHDVYEKLNRTLAARGNYRVVTDVGQHQMWAAQLIDWNAGPRTHITSGGAGTMGFAVPAALGVAIACPNDTVWAIVGDGGFQMTNQEMATIVQEKIKNVKIAVINNGYLGMVRQWQELFENKRYSGTPLSGPDFARLAEAYGWKGLTVEHSDQVQAAIDEAYATDGPVLIDFRVEREVNVFPMVPQNKSIAEMIITEADAR
- a CDS encoding DUF5667 domain-containing protein, with the translated sequence MRPELSQLLDEALEQLRAGASIEEILRAYPEHRAALEPMLRTAAAIRQQAVSSMPPSLEQWLASGRREIEEIARATYARPETSWQRLRRTLSPVTAQVARRSALRMATVALTALLIFFLTFYSVDQAAARSLPGDYLYAWKLFSEEARIALTTDPDRRADLAAARVERRVAELNALTERGDTDPEHLSQIVQQLDSQVRQTIEKLPDTSPEIQQRIVERIERLLARAEFDLRTAAAPDPATQQAIESVAAEVSNIAGSLPAEPGVSSYPAPDRTTEAVRPTRTPVIAVIPAPSPTSSRIAGGVTAPITNPDMGQNGPAPTPPDDEPSQPISDELPPASTPTPRPTATPIATRSPEPTVAPPSATTAAPATETATVIARATSTPTATPTDTPTATPSSTPTATPTRTPTATPSSTPTATPTATPTRTPTATPSSTPTATPTRTPTATPSNTPTETPTITPTPGSTPTATPTRTPTATPTATPTRTPTATPTATPTRTPTATPTDTPTATPTDTPTATPTRTPTATPTATPTDTPTATPTDTPTAEPDEVVGLRPILQCVARVNNTRYIAYFTYRNVPTGPVVVPVGPDNRFSPDPIDRGQPTVFPPGQPEVYPRFTFSVEWDGTTLVWLLNGRTAVASSASPRCDTLQP
- the guaB gene encoding IMP dehydrogenase; the encoded protein is MSINWDEKYAREGLTFDDVLLIPAHSQVLPAETDVSTWLTRKIKLNIPIISAAMDTVTEHRLAIALAREGGIGVIHKNMPVEQQAEGVRKVKRSESGMITDPITLPPDRTVGDALDLMAEYKISGVPIVTEEGDLVGIITNRDLRFESDRTRPIRELMTSKNLITVPEGTTLEQAKEVLHRHRIEKVLVVNSRGKLTGLITVKDIMKQIEHPHACKDEQGRLRVGAAIGVSGDYLERATALVRAGVDVLVIDTAHGHSQGVLDAVVRVREAFPEVQLIAGNVSTAAAAVALIERGVDAVKVGQGPGSICTTRVVTGAGMPQITAITECARAAERFGVPIIADGGIKYSGDITKAIAAGAHSVMIGSLFAGTEESPGETILYEGRSYKTYRGMGSIGAMTRGSGDRYFQSNVHETRKLVAEGIEGMVPYKGPLQDTVFQLVGGLRAGMGYVGARDIETLRREARLIRITMAGQIESHPHDVTITKEAPNYERR